A section of the Nitrospinaceae bacterium genome encodes:
- a CDS encoding RiPP maturation radical SAM protein 1, translating into MPFRTALVNMPFGFHIYPSIQLGTLSTLLKSHGHEVTSFYFNLQFAHQLGMPVYNELCEKRFLIGEWLFSHPLFGDAEGNREYTRHFDNHVNDVCQSIDRPVQYLLDVKEKMVPEFLQWAVESVDWGQFSAVGFTSTFNQNLASVTLAKGIKEKYPDIKILFGGSNFDSEMGLEYFRAFDWIDYVVQGEAEPILPQLMQALQNGGEIPGGVVYRKDGEILHRESSEMFQSFEEYGPPDYDDYFQQLKAIDPGSQLLENPIVLYETARGCWWGEKHHCTFCGLNASTMKFRARSIEQVHSDISELSKRYDTFRFRLVDNILELSYIDGVFQEFAKENYDLQFFIEVKSNLNKQQIKTLALGGVNVIQPGIESFSTNQLNDMDKGVRPMQNIFFLKWALYYGIDVTWNILTGFPGEIDEDYQKQIDILQSLTHLQPPIGVGDLWLERFSPYFTRPGDYGVTIKGPGEAYPYVYDGKQLDLMKIAYDFEFESENQVSPQFSLKLKETVSEWRRRHESEQVPFLFFTKSLDFVTVYDGRSVNEPTKTRFEGLPAWILAYCNEKPMALEKICAHVEEKSAPNKVEADAVHEALQDLQDKEFIFHERGKYLTLPLPHNSHL; encoded by the coding sequence ATGCCGTTTCGAACCGCGTTAGTAAATATGCCGTTTGGCTTTCATATTTATCCCTCGATTCAACTGGGGACGCTCTCCACCCTGCTCAAGAGTCACGGGCACGAGGTGACGAGTTTTTACTTCAACCTGCAATTCGCTCATCAGTTGGGAATGCCGGTTTATAACGAACTTTGCGAAAAGCGGTTCCTGATCGGCGAATGGCTGTTTTCTCACCCTCTGTTCGGAGATGCCGAGGGCAACCGCGAATACACCCGTCACTTTGATAACCACGTAAATGATGTCTGCCAATCCATCGACCGCCCGGTGCAATATTTGCTGGATGTGAAGGAGAAAATGGTTCCGGAGTTTCTTCAATGGGCGGTGGAGTCGGTGGACTGGGGTCAGTTTTCGGCTGTGGGTTTCACGTCCACCTTCAATCAGAACCTGGCCAGCGTGACCCTGGCTAAAGGCATCAAGGAAAAATATCCTGACATTAAAATTCTGTTCGGCGGTTCGAATTTCGATTCCGAAATGGGGCTGGAATATTTTCGTGCCTTTGACTGGATCGATTACGTGGTGCAGGGCGAAGCGGAGCCCATTCTGCCGCAACTGATGCAAGCCCTGCAAAATGGCGGTGAGATTCCCGGCGGAGTCGTCTACCGCAAGGACGGGGAAATCCTGCACCGCGAAAGCTCGGAAATGTTCCAAAGCTTTGAGGAATACGGTCCGCCGGATTATGACGATTATTTTCAGCAATTGAAAGCCATCGATCCTGGCTCCCAGCTGTTGGAAAACCCCATCGTTCTTTATGAGACCGCCCGTGGCTGCTGGTGGGGCGAGAAGCATCACTGCACCTTTTGCGGGCTGAACGCGTCCACGATGAAGTTCAGGGCGAGGAGCATCGAACAAGTCCATTCGGATATCTCGGAACTCTCCAAACGCTATGACACCTTCCGCTTCCGGTTGGTGGACAATATCCTCGAGCTGAGTTACATCGACGGGGTTTTCCAGGAATTCGCGAAGGAAAATTACGACCTGCAGTTTTTTATCGAGGTGAAAAGCAACCTGAACAAACAGCAGATCAAAACCCTCGCCTTAGGCGGCGTCAACGTGATTCAACCGGGAATCGAGAGCTTCAGCACGAACCAGTTGAACGACATGGATAAGGGCGTGCGCCCCATGCAGAACATTTTTTTCCTGAAGTGGGCGCTGTATTACGGAATCGATGTGACCTGGAACATTCTGACCGGGTTTCCCGGCGAGATCGACGAAGATTACCAAAAGCAAATCGATATTCTGCAATCGTTGACTCACCTTCAGCCCCCCATTGGCGTTGGGGATCTCTGGCTGGAACGGTTCAGTCCGTATTTCACCCGGCCCGGTGACTACGGCGTCACCATCAAAGGCCCCGGCGAGGCTTACCCTTATGTTTATGACGGAAAACAGTTGGATTTGATGAAAATCGCCTACGACTTCGAGTTCGAATCGGAAAACCAGGTCAGCCCGCAATTCAGCCTGAAGTTAAAGGAAACCGTCTCGGAATGGAGACGCCGCCACGAATCGGAGCAGGTTCCCTTTCTGTTTTTCACCAAATCCCTGGATTTTGTGACCGTGTACGATGGCCGGTCGGTGAACGAACCCACAAAAACCCGTTTTGAAGGGCTTCCGGCCTGGATACTTGCCTACTGCAATGAAAAGCCGATGGCCCTGGAGAAGATTTGCGCTCATGTGGAGGAAAAATCCGCGCCGAACAAAGTGGAGGCGGATGCTGTACACGAAGCGCTTCAGGATTTACAGGACAAAGAATTCATTTTCCATGAACGTGGCAAGTACCTGACCCTGCCACTCCCACACAATTCTCACCTTTAG